In Chryseobacterium salivictor, the DNA window GCTACACAAGACATCGCGCAATATCTGAAAACCGTGCCGGAAGTGGTGGATTATCAATCTTATATTGGGTCGGCATCTCCCATTACTTTTAATGGATTGGTTCGTCATTACGACATGCGTGGAAGCAGCAATACAGCGGATATTCAGGTGAATCTTTTGCATAAAGAAGACCGGAATCTGCAAAGTCACGATATTGCAAAAGTCATTCGCCCAGAAATTCACAGGATTGCGAAAAAATACGGTGCGAATGTAAAAATTGTAGAAGTTCCACCCGGACCGCCGGTTTTATCCACCATTGTTGCGGAAGTTTACGGACCGGATTATAATGAGCAGGTGAGAATTGCAGATGAAGTTCAAAAAATCCTCATCAATACGGATGATGTTGTGGATGTGGACTGGATGGTAGAATCGCCACAAACGGAATTCAAAATTGTGGCTGATAAAGAAAAAACAATGTTGAACGGCATTGTTCCACAACAAATTGTAGGAAACCTCACTTATCTGATTGGCGAACATTCCATCGGGAATTTATATGATCCAAAATCCAATGACGCCGTTGATATTGTGATGAAATTAAAAGATGGCGATAAAACCAGTATTTCAGATATTACCGATCTGAAAGTAAAAGGTCAAAGCGGAATGGTTCCTGTTAGTGATTTGGTGAAAGTTCAACGGGAAACTTTAGAAAAATCAATTTACCGAAAAGACCAGAAACGCGTGGTTTATATCCTTGCAGATATGGCTGGAGGATTAGAAAGTCCGGCTTATGCGATTCTCGGAATGGATAAAAAACTGAAAAACATTCAACTTCCGGCAGGATATTCTTTGAATGAACTGTACATGAATGCTCCGAAAGATGAATCCGATTACACCGTGAAATGGGACGGAGAATGGCAAATCACTTTGGAGGTTTTCCGGGATTTGGGAGCGGCGTTTTTAGTGGTCATCCTCATTATTTATATGTTGATTGTGGGTTGGTTTCAAAACTTCAAAACTCCGGTTCTGATGATGATTCCAATTCCACTTTCATTAATCGGAATCGTGCTTGGACACTGGTTATTAGGCGCTTTCTTTACGGCAACTTCGTTTATCGGAATGATTGCTTTGGCCGGAATAATGGTGAGAAACTCAATTCTTCTCATTGATTTTATTGAAATCCGCCTGAAGGAAGGAACACCCATTAAACAAGCAATCATTGAAGCCGGAGCGGTAAGAACAACACCAATTTTATTAACTACTGGAGCAGTTGTAATCGGTGCGGTAGTCATTCTCTTCGATCCAATTTTCCAGGGATTGGCAATTTCGCTGGTATTTGGAGCTATTATTTCCACTTTACTCACGCTGATTGTCATTCCGCTGATTTATTACATGTCTGAAAAAGACAAATGGCTTAAGAATGAGCCTGTAGTTATAAAAGCAGAACCCGATTCCATTGAAGAAAATCTTAAGGATTAATTAACTCATTTCTCTGCTGGAAACTATTTCAGCAGAGAAATTTAAAACATCAAACTATGAAATTATTACTCATCACGGCCATCACGGAATTTGAAAATGACATGAAAAATATACTGGTGAAATCCGGGGCAAAATCTTTCACTTATCACACTGTTCAAGGTTTTAAGAATGAAAAAACCAGCAATGCATTAGAAAATTGGTTCGCATCTTCCTATTCAGAAACAGAATCTTTGTTATTCACGGTTTTTGTATCGGCGGAAAATTCCGTTCAAATTCTGGAAAAAATCAGAGAATTCAATGGAAAACAAGAAACACTTTCCAAGATCCACATTGCGCTTGTCGCTTTAGAACAGCAATTTTAAAAATTAAATAAAAAATTATGAGAAATAGAATAATCCACGCATTTGCCGGAACCATGATTTTGGTGAGCATTCTTTTATCAATTTATGTGAGCCAAAACTGGTTGTGGTTAACAGGATTTGTGGGCATTAATTTACTGCAGTCTTCAGTAACGAACTGGTGTCTGCTGGATAAAATATTAACAAAAATGGGATATTCCAATGAGGATAGGAATGATTTGTGATATTTCACTTTCGCAGGAAAGTTACATTTCAACCTTCTCTAAGTCACGTTCCATAACTGAAACAAAAAAGGCAGCAATAAATTATCGCTGCCTTTCTAAATATAATTTGAAAAATGACATTTCAAATAAGTTTATTTGACTAATACTTTTTAGGATTTTACGCCTTTATCAGTCTATACGTTTACGATATACACTCCTGTTTTTAATTCAAGACTGATATCATTTTTTGTATCTGCAGATTTTACAGTCCGCCATTGGTATTGTAAATATTTACTTTGCTATCGCCTGCAACTTTAGAAACATATACCTTATTGCCTTCAGAAAAAACAACGGTAGGGATCTTGTTTACAGAAGTTTCAGCAGTTACCAAAGTATTTGATCCCATTGTAGTGATTATATTTGCTTCATTAACCTGGATCTGATAAATTTTTACAGCGCTATCAGCATAGAGGTGGTATATTCCTGTCCCCTTCAAATAATAAAATATTATTATTTTTCCACTATTTCGAATCTTGGTCGGATTTCTTTTTTATTGAAAATTTAAATCTCTGGCAGAAATGATGTTAATGATCTCATAGTCTTGCCTTTCCGTATTTAAAAAAATCATTGTCGTAAACACCAATGAAAATAAAAAAAACGAATTTAGTAATAATTAATTTCATCCTTTATTCCGCTTCATTAAAATCTGTCATATATGTAATTCTTACGGCAAATATGTAACACTTTTCAGGTAATTATAACTCATATTTACGTTTGATCTATATTCAAAAACTGGTTAAATCTTTCAATTTTAAAGTAATATGAAAACCGGAAGTTTTTACGCGGGATTTGACCTATTAAAATAAACAGCTGTTCATTATTCTAAACTTATCAAGATGAGCAATCAAATGTATCCTTTAAAATTCGATCCTATTTATCAATATCGGTTATGGGGCGGCAGGAGATTAGAAAATTTACTTTCAAAACCACTTCCTGAAGACGAGCCCGTGGGCGAAGCATGGCTGTTAAGCGACCGGAAAGATTATGCAAACGAGGTGTCCGAAGGAGCACTGAAAGGAACAACTTTGACAAAGTTAATGCAGGATTTCCGGTACGAAATTATGGGTAAATTGGGCGGCCATTTCGATCATTTTCCGCTTTTGTTAAAATTTCTGGACTGCAAAGAAGTACTGTCGGTACAGGTGCATCCTTCGGATCATCAAAAAGACTATATCCCCGACGGCGATTCAGGAAAAACGGAAGCCTGGGTCGTTTTGGAAACCAGTGAAGACAGCCGAATCTATGCGGGTTTAAAAAAAGGAATAACGAAAGAGAAATTGCTGGAATCCATCAAAAACAATTCCGTATCCGATTGTCTCCACAGTTTTGTGCCCAAAAAAGACGACGCCGTATTTATTCATTCCGGAGCGGTTCACACCCTTGGCGGGACGGTCGTTTTTGAAGTTCAGGAAAACAGTGATGTCACTTTCCGCCTCTACGACTGGGATCGAACCGATCAGAAAACGGGAAAACCCCGCGAGCTCCAGGTGTACGAAGCCGTGGCCTGTATTGATTTTAATCAAGTGGATATTGGACCGGTGATCCCTTTAAAAACCCCTGATCTTAAAGATACCGAAAAACTTTTCGATAATGAACACTTTAAAGTCTGGCGAATTAAAACCGAATCAAATTGTATGGTGGGCTTCAAAGATGAACCGGCAATTTTAGTTTGCATAGACGGCAAGGGCTCGATGAATTACAGCGGTAAAGATTACCCCATCGATAAAGGTGAAGTGATGCTTCTGCCGGCACTTATCGGACTGCTCGATCTTCATCCGGCGCAAGAAATCACGCTGCTGCAAATCGCTATATCCGATAAAAACTGAATTAAAAAAAGATGAAAAAACTCATTGTTTTTGATTTAGACGGTACTTTGACAAAGAGCAAATCAGCTATTGACAGGGAAATGGCTGACCTCTTAAATAATTTACTCGAAGTTGCCCAGATCGCTATTATATCCGGTGGTGACTGGCCTCAGTTCGAAACACAGGTATTGCAGTACTTACCAACGAAAGCGATGCTTAAAAAATTAATGATTCTTCCGACTTGTGGAACAAAGTTTTACCGCTACAGGAAAGGTTGGAAAAAATTGTATGAAGAAAATTTCACTGCGGAAGAAAGAGAAAAAATTCTGAACAATCTGCATACCGCAATAGAAGCAGCCCATCTGGACATCAAAAAAACCTGGGGCGCGCAAATTGAAGACCGGGGAAGTCAGATTACCTTTTCTGCATTAGGACAACAGGCACCACTGGATCAGAAAAAAGTGTGGGATCCGGATTTTGAAAAACGTAAAAAAATTGTCGAACCACTGAAAGAAACGTTAAGCGAATTTTCGATCGGTATGGGCGGAACAACCTCCATCGATATTGTAAAGCCGGGGATTGATAAGGCGTATGGAATAAGAAAACTTAATGAAATTTTAGAAATAAAAATTCCTGAAATGCTCTTTATCGGCGATGCATTATTTGAAGGCGGCAACGATTATCCTGCCCGAAATACCGGCGCAGACTGTATTCAGGTAAGAGATCCAGATGAAACCAAAAGAATTATTGAAACAATCATTGCCTGCTTAACCTCCAAAAATTAAAAAACAATGATACCTTTCAAATTACATCGACTTTGCACCATCATGAAACCGGAGGAAGGAAATGAATTGGAAGTCGAAGGCGTACTGAACCCTGCAGTAACCCGCGGTCCGGACGGAAATCTTTATCTTTTCCCGCGTTTGGTCGCCAGGAATAATTACTCACGCATCGGTATTGCAAAAGTACAGTTTAATGAAGCTGGTGATCCCGTCGGCGTAGAACGTTTGGGAGTTGTGCTGGAACCTGAAGCAGACTATGAGAAACGTCCGAATGGCGGTGGCGGTTGCGAGGATCCGCGGATAACCTACGTAAAGCCTGTGGAACATTATATTATGACTTATACGGCTTATGGCCCACACGGGCCGCGCATCGCCATGGCAAGATCGAAAGATCTTTTCACCTGGGAAAGAATGGGTTTGATTGGCTACACTCTTTATCATCCACTTGATTTTAATAATGTAGATGATAAAGATGCCAGTTTTTTTCCCATTGCTCTGCCCAGTCCGCACCACCACACTTCTATTGCCATGTTGCACCGGCCTCTTTTTCCTGAAAGTATTCCGGAAGAAACAGTTAAAAGGGGCGAATACCGAAATATCGATAAAAATAAGGAAAGTATATGGATTTCTTATTTCAACCTGAAAGCAGGAAAAGACACTTCTTTACGAAATGCAAAATTCACGTCCCATCATTGTTTAGCCAATCCTGTTTACTCCTGGGAAAATTTAAAAATTGGCGGCGGTGCCCCTCCAATCCTGACAAAACATGGTTGGTTAATCATTTATCATGGCGTACAAAAACATGAAAACTGCACTAAAGATTATCCTAAATATTCTTATTCTGCAGGCGTGATGATTTTATCTGAAAAAGAGCCCCAAAAAATATTATACCGCTCCACGAAACCTGTTTTATTTCCAGATTTACCGGAAGAAAAAATCGGAACCGTTGGTAATGTCGTATTTCCTACCGGCACAGACCGCCGTGACGACATCGGCCAACCCAACAGAATTGATGTGTATTACGGAATGGCCGATGACAGAATAGGTGTAGCAAAAATGACAGTCCCGGAAAGCCTGCCGGAAAATTAAAAGCCATATAAAACACAATTCCAGCGCAATCGCACAACTATTAAAAGCAATCAAAAATGGAGAATTTTAAATCAATTTCATTACCTGATATTTCAGATGCCATTTTACCCATGGCCTATCCTTCCCGCAAAAATAAATTACCCGATTCTGGGATGGTTTTGGCGGCAGATGTAGGGGGAACCAAAACGAATGTGGCACTTTTTGAAATTCAAAAAGGAAAATTAGTTTCAATTAAAAATGAGCGCTATCCTACTACTGATCACGATTCTTTTGTAAAGGCAATTCTTCATTTTCACGAAGATAAATCCTCCCCGATTGATTGTGCCTGTTTGGGTGTCGCCGGTACCGTGGATGGAGACAAAGTTCGCGGCGTAAATTTTGCGTGGGAAATCGATGCTAAAATATTAGAATCTGATTTAAACATTAAACGGGTATTTCTGATTAATGATCTGGAAGCCAACGCTTACGGATTAACCGCACTTGAAGAAAACGACTTTGAAGTTTTGACACAAGGTGAGAAATCAGAAGGCAATGCAGCAGTAATTTCGCCGGGCACAGGTCTTGGCGAGGCCGGAATGTATTGGGACGGTTCACATTATCATCCGTATGCGACCGAGGGTGGACATTGTAATTTTGCACCCAGCACTCCCCTTGATGTAGAATTATGGAAATTTCTAAAAACAAAATTTGATCACATTAGCTGTGAAAGGGTTATTTCAGGCCAGGGGATTCATAATATCTATCAATTTTTACGAAACTACAGAAATGAAAAAGAACCCGAGTGGCTCACGAAACAATTTCAAAATGAAGATCCGCCTATTGTAATTTCTAGCGCCGCTCTGGAAAAAAAAGATCCGATATGTACTGAAACTCTGCATCTCTTCATAAGATACCTCAGTGTGGAATCGGCACAGCTTGCCTTAAAAACGAAGGCAACCGGTGGCCTGTATATCGGTGGCGGGATTGCTCCTAAAATTCTGGGTCTCATTAATAAAGAAGAATTTTATAAAAACTTTATAAGCTTCGGGCGTATGGAACATCTGCTAAAAACAGTTCCCGTGAAAATAGTGCTGAACGATCAGACGGCTTTGATCGGGGCTGCGTATTATGCGGCGATGGGAATTATTGAAACCGTTTAGAAACACCGTAAATTAAATATATACTGCTGTTAAAAATAATTAATAACATTGATTATTTTGGTCATTATTCATTCTTTAATTAAAGCAACTGCTGAAAAAACCAGCCTTCTCTTTTTAAAATTGACATTTATTTTAAGAGGAAAAAATCTCCCAATCGAAATAATTGGGAGATAAAAAAATGGTATTCATCTAGCGGATGCTATGGAACATCACTTTTCCTTTAGATTAATTTTAAAAATTTATATAAAAACATTTTAGTCCTCTAATTTAAATAAGATAATTCCGGAAAATTCTTCTTAAAGTGATCATTAACTTTTTTGTTGAAATCTATAGTTCTTTTCTCCAAAACTTCATGTTCGTCCTTCAATTTTTCCCCTTCGGTAACCAAATCCTGATGATCTTTTTGCGCATCTTCTTTTACTGTCCCTTCTGTATTTTTAAGGTTAGCAAAAGTAACATCTAATCTTTTGGAGGTTGTGTTTATTTCTGCAGCGTCTGGATCTTCCCAAATCAACAGGTCAATACTGCTTAAGTAACTGTGATTCACGATAATCTCGGCATTGGCGATAAGATTTCTTATTTGACTGATCTGAAAAGCCTTCCCGTTTTCGAGATCATTTGAAACCTTAATTAAGTGAGAGTTAAGAGAATCTAGTTTTTGTTTTTCTATTTTATTAAGGTTTTTCGCTTCTTTATTGAAAGCAGCAATTCCTTCTTTAATTCTTTTTGAAGCTTTTGGAAATTGCTCTTTTCCAATAAATTTTAAAGCTTCAGCAAATTTAATATCAGATTCATAGGGTGTAGTTTGGACTTTATTATTCATTACTTGATCACCCATCTTCCTCTTTTTGCAATTGGTTAAGGTTAGAAAAATCGCGGCAAGTACAATATACTTCGCTGTTATCATTTTTATCAATTTAGAATCAATTTTACTTTAGAATTTTACCGTTGGCATCGGTATGAACCCGTTTGG includes these proteins:
- a CDS encoding YgaP family membrane protein → MRNRIIHAFAGTMILVSILLSIYVSQNWLWLTGFVGINLLQSSVTNWCLLDKILTKMGYSNEDRNDL
- a CDS encoding type I phosphomannose isomerase catalytic subunit, translated to MSNQMYPLKFDPIYQYRLWGGRRLENLLSKPLPEDEPVGEAWLLSDRKDYANEVSEGALKGTTLTKLMQDFRYEIMGKLGGHFDHFPLLLKFLDCKEVLSVQVHPSDHQKDYIPDGDSGKTEAWVVLETSEDSRIYAGLKKGITKEKLLESIKNNSVSDCLHSFVPKKDDAVFIHSGAVHTLGGTVVFEVQENSDVTFRLYDWDRTDQKTGKPRELQVYEAVACIDFNQVDIGPVIPLKTPDLKDTEKLFDNEHFKVWRIKTESNCMVGFKDEPAILVCIDGKGSMNYSGKDYPIDKGEVMLLPALIGLLDLHPAQEITLLQIAISDKN
- a CDS encoding HAD-IIB family hydrolase encodes the protein MKKLIVFDLDGTLTKSKSAIDREMADLLNNLLEVAQIAIISGGDWPQFETQVLQYLPTKAMLKKLMILPTCGTKFYRYRKGWKKLYEENFTAEEREKILNNLHTAIEAAHLDIKKTWGAQIEDRGSQITFSALGQQAPLDQKKVWDPDFEKRKKIVEPLKETLSEFSIGMGGTTSIDIVKPGIDKAYGIRKLNEILEIKIPEMLFIGDALFEGGNDYPARNTGADCIQVRDPDETKRIIETIIACLTSKN
- a CDS encoding glycoside hydrolase family 130 protein — protein: MIPFKLHRLCTIMKPEEGNELEVEGVLNPAVTRGPDGNLYLFPRLVARNNYSRIGIAKVQFNEAGDPVGVERLGVVLEPEADYEKRPNGGGGCEDPRITYVKPVEHYIMTYTAYGPHGPRIAMARSKDLFTWERMGLIGYTLYHPLDFNNVDDKDASFFPIALPSPHHHTSIAMLHRPLFPESIPEETVKRGEYRNIDKNKESIWISYFNLKAGKDTSLRNAKFTSHHCLANPVYSWENLKIGGGAPPILTKHGWLIIYHGVQKHENCTKDYPKYSYSAGVMILSEKEPQKILYRSTKPVLFPDLPEEKIGTVGNVVFPTGTDRRDDIGQPNRIDVYYGMADDRIGVAKMTVPESLPEN
- the glk gene encoding glucokinase; this encodes MENFKSISLPDISDAILPMAYPSRKNKLPDSGMVLAADVGGTKTNVALFEIQKGKLVSIKNERYPTTDHDSFVKAILHFHEDKSSPIDCACLGVAGTVDGDKVRGVNFAWEIDAKILESDLNIKRVFLINDLEANAYGLTALEENDFEVLTQGEKSEGNAAVISPGTGLGEAGMYWDGSHYHPYATEGGHCNFAPSTPLDVELWKFLKTKFDHISCERVISGQGIHNIYQFLRNYRNEKEPEWLTKQFQNEDPPIVISSAALEKKDPICTETLHLFIRYLSVESAQLALKTKATGGLYIGGGIAPKILGLINKEEFYKNFISFGRMEHLLKTVPVKIVLNDQTALIGAAYYAAMGIIETV